In Actinoplanes derwentensis, the following proteins share a genomic window:
- a CDS encoding alkene reductase, whose amino-acid sequence MADAFDSYDLAGTALANRIAMAPMTRSRAYGPGATATELMATYYAQRAGAGLIITEGTQPSPAGQGYTSTPGLHTAEQVQAWRTVTDAVHAAGGVIFAQLMHTGRIGHPRVLPDGLHPVGPSAVKPAGKLYTADGLQEFETPRELTEPQIAATIADFATAARNAIAAGFDGAEIHGANGYLVHQFLAANANRRTDGWGATVEGRIRFGVEVAAAVAAAIGGHRTGFRISPANPYNDITEDGTDELYAALLAGLAPLGLAYLHLVESPDRALTRRLRAAWPGTFVLNPATYPGITGPDALALIADGTADLVSFGALFLANPDLPARLAAGGPYNTPDKPSFFGGDHRGYTDYPTLAG is encoded by the coding sequence ATGGCTGACGCATTCGACTCGTACGACCTCGCCGGCACCGCACTGGCCAACCGCATCGCGATGGCCCCGATGACACGCAGCCGCGCGTACGGGCCGGGCGCCACCGCGACCGAGCTGATGGCCACCTACTACGCCCAGCGTGCCGGCGCCGGGCTGATCATCACCGAGGGCACCCAGCCGTCACCTGCCGGGCAGGGCTACACCAGCACCCCCGGCCTGCACACCGCCGAGCAGGTGCAGGCGTGGCGCACGGTCACCGACGCCGTCCACGCCGCCGGCGGGGTGATCTTCGCGCAGCTCATGCACACCGGCCGGATCGGGCATCCCAGAGTGCTGCCCGACGGCCTGCACCCGGTCGGCCCGTCCGCGGTCAAACCGGCCGGCAAGCTCTACACCGCCGACGGCCTGCAGGAGTTCGAGACCCCACGGGAGCTGACCGAGCCGCAGATCGCCGCGACCATCGCCGACTTCGCCACCGCCGCCCGCAACGCGATCGCCGCCGGGTTCGACGGGGCGGAGATCCACGGCGCCAACGGTTACCTGGTGCACCAGTTCCTGGCCGCCAACGCCAACCGGCGCACCGACGGCTGGGGCGCCACCGTCGAAGGCCGGATCCGGTTCGGCGTCGAAGTCGCGGCCGCCGTCGCCGCCGCGATCGGCGGCCACCGCACCGGCTTCCGGATCTCCCCGGCCAACCCCTACAACGACATCACCGAAGACGGTACGGACGAGCTGTACGCGGCCCTGCTCGCCGGTCTGGCCCCGCTCGGACTGGCCTACCTGCACCTGGTCGAAAGCCCCGACCGGGCCCTGACCCGCCGACTGCGCGCCGCCTGGCCCGGCACGTTCGTGCTGAACCCGGCCACCTACCCCGGCATCACCGGCCCCGACGCCCTCGCACTGATCGCCGACGGCACCGCCGACCTGGTGTCGTTCGGGGCGCTGTTCCTGGCCAACCCGGACCTGCCGGCCCGCCTCGCCGCCGGTGGCCCCTACAACACACCGGACAAGCCGTCGTTCTTCGGCGGCGACCATCGCGGCTACACCGACTACCCGACGCTGGCCGGCTGA
- a CDS encoding sensor domain-containing protein produces MRLGILVLTMALLTGCGSGSDDRGTTLQPPAPTAESIVDRVFGDDQVQNALLTVADLPTGWSVKPRESRAPRDDSDEYAECSEFAAALIEYDDLSHGGVDFTAPSGATVNQGVLSVTEPKARSFLADFATAVTKCPKMTGTTRGGHSITMYLTALSFPKLADETFALRMSTTASTQTITMDLVMVRRAGVITGVVQTTIGTVDTTTTEDIARRALAKVEKTLI; encoded by the coding sequence GTGCGGCTCGGGATACTGGTACTGACGATGGCCCTACTGACCGGCTGCGGATCCGGCAGCGACGACCGCGGGACCACCCTGCAACCACCCGCACCCACCGCGGAGAGCATCGTCGACCGGGTCTTCGGCGACGATCAGGTCCAGAACGCGCTCCTGACCGTCGCCGACCTCCCGACCGGCTGGAGTGTCAAACCCCGCGAGAGCCGGGCCCCGCGCGACGACTCCGACGAGTACGCGGAATGCTCGGAGTTCGCCGCCGCCCTCATCGAATACGACGACCTCTCCCACGGCGGTGTGGACTTCACCGCACCCAGCGGCGCCACCGTCAACCAGGGCGTCCTGTCCGTGACCGAACCCAAGGCCCGGAGTTTCCTCGCCGACTTCGCCACCGCCGTCACGAAATGCCCGAAAATGACCGGCACCACCCGCGGCGGCCACAGCATCACCATGTACCTGACCGCACTGTCGTTCCCGAAACTCGCCGACGAGACCTTCGCCCTGCGAATGTCCACGACAGCGTCCACCCAGACCATCACCATGGACCTGGTGATGGTCCGCCGCGCCGGCGTCATCACCGGCGTCGTTCAGACCACGATCGGCACCGTCGACACCACCACCACCGAGGACATCGCCCGGCGCGCCCTCGCCAAAGTGGAGAAGACGCTGATCTGA
- a CDS encoding NAD-dependent epimerase/dehydratase family protein: MRADLLDDAGWAAAADGCDYVLHVASPVHPGHVADENDLIVPAVEGTLRVLRAARDAGVKRVVLTSAFHTVGFGHPHTGHTFTEDDWSVMHGPGMDAYGRSKVLAERAAWDFPGVELTVLLPVAVMGPAFGGKVSGANHIVQRMITGQMTGFPDMYVPIVDVRDVAAAHVTAMTAPGAAGERVLLANGQPLSMAQIAAVLQVEGRRVPDLLVRLAALVKPEFRSVAGELGHVKKISGAKARRVLGWQPRPAEEAILAAAASMKR, from the coding sequence GTGCGCGCCGACCTGCTCGACGACGCCGGATGGGCCGCCGCCGCCGACGGCTGCGACTACGTCCTGCACGTCGCCTCCCCGGTGCACCCCGGCCACGTCGCCGACGAGAACGACCTGATCGTCCCAGCTGTGGAAGGGACACTGCGGGTACTGCGGGCCGCCCGGGACGCCGGTGTCAAGCGGGTCGTGCTGACATCGGCGTTCCACACGGTCGGTTTCGGTCACCCGCACACCGGTCACACGTTCACCGAGGACGACTGGTCGGTGATGCACGGCCCGGGAATGGACGCCTACGGCCGCAGCAAGGTTCTCGCCGAACGCGCCGCCTGGGACTTCCCCGGCGTGGAACTGACCGTGCTGCTGCCGGTGGCGGTGATGGGCCCCGCCTTCGGCGGCAAGGTGTCCGGCGCCAACCACATCGTGCAGCGCATGATCACCGGCCAGATGACCGGATTCCCGGACATGTACGTCCCGATCGTCGACGTCCGCGACGTGGCGGCCGCTCACGTGACGGCCATGACCGCACCCGGCGCGGCCGGCGAACGTGTCCTGCTCGCGAACGGCCAGCCGCTGTCGATGGCGCAGATCGCGGCCGTGCTCCAGGTCGAGGGCCGCCGCGTCCCGGACCTCCTGGTCCGGCTCGCCGCCCTGGTCAAACCGGAGTTCCGGTCGGTCGCCGGGGAACTCGGCCACGTCAAGAAGATCTCCGGCGCCAAAGCCCGCCGCGTCCTGGGCTGGCAGCCCCGCCCCGCCGAGGAGGCGATCCTGGCCGCCGCCGCATCCATGAAACGATGA